One genomic window of Candidatus Methylacidiphilales bacterium includes the following:
- a CDS encoding NADH-quinone oxidoreductase subunit K, translating into METYYAILIGGLFAAATYLILRRSLLKIILGLILLSQTANVIVFVSPGLIRATAPLIAEGEAQPPTPHADPLPQALILTAIVIGFGVVAFAMALVYRTQKEFTTDDADQIKECDS; encoded by the coding sequence ATGGAAACTTACTACGCTATACTCATCGGCGGCCTTTTCGCCGCTGCGACTTACCTCATTCTTCGACGAAGTCTGCTCAAAATCATACTTGGCCTCATTCTTTTGAGCCAGACGGCTAACGTGATCGTTTTTGTTTCCCCCGGACTCATCCGTGCGACCGCACCACTCATTGCTGAAGGAGAGGCTCAACCTCCCACTCCTCACGCCGATCCTCTTCCTCAAGCGCTGATTCTCACTGCTATCGTAATTGGCTTTGGTGTGGTGGCGTTTGCCATGGCCTTAGTTTACCGAACACAAAAAGAATTCACCACTGACGACGCCGATCAGATAAAGGAGTGCGACTCATGA
- a CDS encoding Na+/H+ antiporter subunit E: protein MKILLSLNFLLFYLQEFLLSNLRVAKDVLSPHPQIAPDFIELPLDLQNDVAIFLLANLITMTPGTLTVDLSEDKKTLLIHSIYVHDPVALKLDLKQNFERRIARLFT from the coding sequence ATGAAAATTCTTCTAAGCCTCAATTTTCTCCTCTTCTATCTTCAAGAATTTCTCCTCTCGAATCTGCGCGTTGCAAAAGATGTGCTTTCGCCACATCCACAGATCGCCCCAGATTTCATCGAGCTCCCGCTTGATTTGCAAAACGACGTAGCAATATTCCTCCTCGCAAACCTCATCACCATGACGCCAGGCACCCTCACCGTTGATTTATCCGAAGATAAAAAAACACTCCTGATCCACTCCATTTATGTTCACGACCCCGTCGCACTAAAATTAGATCTCAAGCAGAACTTCGAACGCCGCATAGCGCGGCTTTTTACCTAG
- a CDS encoding monovalent cation/H+ antiporter complex subunit F, giving the protein MPTTLFFLLMTLFGIGLILAVLRLSLGPILADRVVALDLIGIIVAGMLCLYGVYHQNAVYLDIVVVIAMILFFSTVAFAAYIEKQKTTDKEH; this is encoded by the coding sequence ATGCCTACCACACTATTTTTTCTTTTAATGACCCTTTTCGGAATAGGTTTAATTCTTGCCGTCCTCCGGCTTTCGCTAGGCCCGATTTTAGCGGATCGCGTGGTGGCTCTCGATCTCATAGGCATCATCGTGGCAGGCATGTTATGTCTCTATGGAGTCTATCACCAAAACGCGGTGTATCTTGATATCGTCGTAGTTATCGCAATGATCCTTTTTTTTAGCACGGTTGCATTTGCAGCTTACATCGAGAAACAAAAAACAACAGACAAGGAACACTAA
- the mnhG gene encoding monovalent cation/H(+) antiporter subunit G, with the protein MRDLFVSILMTLGVIFMVIAALGILRFPDLFSRMHAASKASTLGISLVLLAFALSQPTPQTFIKAALAMLFIFLTTPVACHLLSRAVLRRQRTGTQTHNRLTPNKQPSNS; encoded by the coding sequence ATGCGCGATCTTTTTGTCTCCATATTGATGACACTTGGCGTGATATTTATGGTAATCGCTGCACTCGGCATACTTCGCTTCCCCGACCTCTTTTCCAGAATGCATGCCGCTTCTAAGGCAAGCACTCTCGGCATTAGTCTTGTTCTGTTGGCATTTGCACTCAGCCAGCCGACCCCTCAGACCTTTATCAAAGCTGCACTAGCGATGTTATTTATTTTTTTAACTACGCCTGTGGCCTGTCATCTGCTGAGTCGCGCAGTCTTGCGACGACAACGCACAGGCACGCAAACGCATAACCGCCTAACACCAAACAAACAGCCTTCTAACTCCTGA